One window from the genome of Desulfovibrio psychrotolerans encodes:
- the thrS gene encoding threonine--tRNA ligase, translated as MNVSIEGQVVEVAAGSLCRDALKETLSGKKLKQVLAVKCGTTMLDLTAAVPAGCETLTPVYLDTPEGVELLRHSTAHIMADAVKRLFPDVKVTIGPSIENGFYYDFEFSRAFTPEDLEAIEAEMAKIIEAAQPFERSVCTKDEARELFAGMGETYKLELIDAVPDETVSLYRHGDFVDLCRGPHIPDTGFVKAFKLMSVAGAYWRGDEKNRMLSRIYGTAFSDPKELKKYLTMLEEAKKRDHRKLGAQLDLFSFQEEGGAGMAYWHPKGALIRTIIEDFERKEHLKRGYDIVQGPQILKRELWERSGHYANYRENMYFTEIDEVPYGVKPMNCVAHMLIYKSQLRSYRELPKRFFELGVVHRHEKSGVLHGLMRVRQFTQDDAHIICRPDQLQEEIIGVLDFVRDVMGVFGFEYRLELSTRPEKSIGSDADWNLATNALTEALDRVGLPYEINEGDGAFYGPKIDIKLRDCLGREWQCATVQCDFTLPDRFDLVYIGEDGERHRPVMVHRVILGSVERFIGILTEHFAGAFPTWIAPVQARLLPITDAHAEFAMQAKAELARQGIRVEADVRNEKLGFKVREAQVAKIPYMLVIGDKEVESGGVSVRPRKGDDMGFKTLAEVAELIKADCEEPFNNGGMSYRFS; from the coding sequence GTGAACGTGTCTATTGAAGGACAGGTTGTTGAGGTTGCCGCAGGCTCGCTCTGCCGCGACGCCCTGAAGGAAACGCTGAGCGGAAAGAAGCTCAAGCAGGTGCTGGCAGTCAAGTGCGGGACGACCATGCTTGACCTTACTGCCGCCGTTCCCGCCGGGTGCGAAACCCTCACCCCCGTCTATCTGGACACTCCCGAGGGCGTGGAGCTGCTGCGGCATTCCACGGCCCACATCATGGCTGACGCGGTGAAACGCCTTTTCCCCGATGTGAAGGTGACCATTGGACCCTCCATCGAGAACGGATTCTACTACGATTTCGAATTCAGCCGCGCCTTTACGCCGGAGGATCTGGAAGCCATTGAAGCGGAGATGGCAAAGATCATTGAGGCGGCGCAGCCCTTTGAACGTTCGGTGTGCACAAAGGACGAGGCGCGCGAGCTGTTTGCCGGTATGGGCGAGACCTATAAGCTGGAGCTTATTGACGCCGTGCCGGATGAGACGGTTTCGCTGTATCGCCATGGTGACTTTGTGGACCTGTGCCGCGGGCCGCATATTCCCGACACCGGGTTTGTGAAGGCGTTCAAGCTGATGAGCGTTGCCGGGGCCTACTGGCGCGGGGACGAAAAGAACCGCATGCTCTCGCGCATTTACGGAACCGCCTTCAGCGATCCCAAGGAGCTGAAGAAGTATCTGACCATGCTGGAAGAGGCCAAGAAGCGCGACCACCGCAAGCTGGGGGCGCAGCTGGACCTGTTCAGCTTTCAGGAAGAAGGCGGCGCGGGCATGGCCTATTGGCACCCCAAGGGCGCGCTTATCCGCACCATCATTGAGGACTTTGAGCGCAAGGAACACCTGAAGCGCGGGTATGACATAGTGCAGGGGCCGCAGATTTTGAAGCGCGAACTGTGGGAGCGTTCCGGACACTACGCCAATTACCGGGAAAATATGTATTTTACGGAAATTGACGAAGTGCCCTATGGCGTGAAACCCATGAACTGCGTGGCGCACATGCTGATATACAAATCGCAGCTGCGCAGCTACCGTGAACTGCCCAAGCGGTTCTTTGAACTGGGGGTTGTGCACCGCCATGAAAAATCCGGCGTGCTGCACGGGTTGATGCGGGTACGCCAGTTTACGCAGGACGATGCTCATATCATCTGCCGCCCGGACCAGTTGCAGGAAGAAATCATAGGCGTGCTGGATTTTGTGCGCGATGTGATGGGGGTGTTCGGATTTGAGTACCGCCTGGAGCTTTCTACGCGCCCTGAGAAATCCATCGGGTCCGATGCCGACTGGAATCTTGCCACCAATGCGCTTACCGAGGCGCTGGACAGAGTGGGGCTGCCCTACGAGATAAACGAGGGCGACGGCGCGTTTTACGGACCCAAGATAGATATCAAGCTGCGTGACTGCCTTGGCCGCGAGTGGCAGTGCGCGACTGTGCAGTGCGATTTTACCTTGCCTGACAGATTTGACTTGGTGTACATCGGCGAAGATGGTGAGCGGCATAGGCCGGTTATGGTTCATCGGGTCATTTTGGGCTCGGTGGAGCGATTCATCGGTATTCTGACGGAGCATTTCGCCGGGGCTTTCCCCACATGGATTGCTCCTGTACAGGCGCGGTTGCTCCCCATTACCGATGCGCATGCAGAGTTTGCCATGCAGGCCAAGGCTGAGCTGGCCCGGCAGGGTATTCGTGTGGAGGCGGATGTGCGCAACGAAAAACTGGGCTTCAAGGTCCGCGAAGCGCAGGTTGCCAAAATCCCCTACATGCTTGTTATCGGGGACAAAGAGGTGGAGTCTGGAGGTGTGAGCGTACGCCCGCGTAAGGGCGACGACATGGGCTTCAAGACTCTGGCGGAAGTGGCAGAGCTGATTAAGGCTGATTGTGAGGAACCGTTCAATAATGGAGGGATGAGCTATCGCTTTTCCTAA
- the infC gene encoding translation initiation factor IF-3 — translation MAFPKNRRPEPQDLTRRNEQIRAREVRVIDDQGEQLGILSRNVAIDLAKERGLDLVEVAANAEPPVCKIMDYGKFKFEQSKKKQEAKRNATVVQVKEIKVRPKTDEHDYQTKLKHIRRFLEDGDRCKVTVFFRGREIVHKDRGQVILERVVEDTKDIAKVEQPPSSEGRTLHMLMVPLPKK, via the coding sequence ATCGCTTTTCCTAAGAACCGGCGTCCGGAGCCGCAGGACTTGACCCGCCGCAACGAACAGATTCGTGCGCGCGAGGTTCGCGTTATCGACGATCAGGGTGAGCAGTTGGGCATATTGAGCCGCAATGTCGCCATAGACCTTGCTAAGGAGCGTGGTCTGGATCTGGTGGAAGTTGCCGCGAATGCAGAACCGCCGGTCTGCAAAATCATGGACTACGGCAAGTTTAAGTTCGAGCAGAGCAAGAAGAAGCAGGAAGCCAAGCGCAACGCCACTGTTGTGCAGGTGAAGGAAATCAAGGTTCGTCCTAAAACGGATGAACATGATTACCAGACCAAGCTCAAGCACATTCGCCGCTTCCTTGAAGACGGCGACCGCTGCAAGGTGACCGTGTTTTTCCGCGGGCGCGAAATTGTGCACAAAGACCGTGGGCAGGTTATCCTGGAGCGCGTGGTGGAAGATACCAAGGATATTGCAAAGGTGGAACAGCCCCCGAGTTCGGAAGGGCGCACCCTGCACATGCTTATGGTGCCGCTGCCGAAAAAATAG
- the rpmI gene encoding 50S ribosomal protein L35 produces MPKMKTRRCAAKRFSVTGSGKFRRRKQNLRHILTKKSAKRKMNLGQSAIVDSTNEKAVRRMMPYA; encoded by the coding sequence ATGCCCAAGATGAAAACCAGACGGTGCGCTGCCAAGCGCTTTTCTGTGACCGGCAGCGGCAAGTTCCGCCGCCGCAAGCAGAACCTGCGTCATATTCTGACGAAGAAGAGCGCCAAGCGTAAGATGAATCTCGGTCAGTCCGCCATTGTGGACAGCACCAACGAGAAGGCCGTGCGTCGCATGATGCCCTACGCCTAG
- the rplT gene encoding 50S ribosomal protein L20 has protein sequence MRVKRGMAAHRRHKKYLKLAKGYRGARSKLYRTAREAVENALVYSYRDRKVKKREFRKLWILRINAGARLHGISYSKFIHGLALAGVELNRKVLADLAVREKEDFAKLAELAKSKLN, from the coding sequence ATGCGCGTCAAGAGAGGCATGGCAGCACATCGCCGCCATAAGAAATATTTGAAGCTGGCTAAGGGCTATCGCGGAGCGCGTTCCAAACTGTACCGCACCGCACGCGAGGCCGTGGAAAACGCACTGGTCTATTCGTACCGCGACCGTAAGGTTAAAAAGCGTGAATTCCGCAAGCTCTGGATTCTCCGCATCAACGCAGGCGCACGCCTGCACGGTATCTCCTACAGCAAGTTCATACACGGCCTTGCCCTGGCCGGTGTGGAACTGAACCGTAAGGTCCTTGCCGACCTTGCCGTTCGGGAAAAGGAAGATTTCGCCAAGCTGGCGGAACTTGCCAAATCCAAACTCAATTAG
- a CDS encoding phenylalanine--tRNA ligase subunit alpha, with translation MNLTHDLEGLVRELESGLDRAFSLDALEELRVEFLGRKGKLAQIMQRLPELSVEERPAVGKTANIVKQQLTDLFEGRKAGLVQAAEEARLSLFDPTIPGRQPWQGSLHPVTLVMTEICDIFRGLGYDIVTGPEVENDFYNFEALNMPSDHPARDMQDTLYVTEDVLLRTHTSPLQIRTMKQRKPPVAAIAPGKVYRRDSDLTHTPMFHQIEGFMVDHKVSMAELRGTLTAFLQAVFGGDTRVRFRPSFFPFTEPSAEVDISCCICGGKGTVNGAPCRVCKQTGWVEILGCGMIDPEVFKSVGYDPELYSGFAFGLGVERVTMLKYGIGDLRMFFENDVRFLHQFV, from the coding sequence ATGAACCTGACCCATGATCTTGAAGGCCTGGTCCGGGAGCTTGAAAGCGGCCTGGACCGGGCCTTTTCATTGGATGCTCTGGAGGAGCTGCGCGTGGAGTTTCTTGGCCGCAAGGGCAAGCTCGCGCAGATAATGCAGCGCCTGCCGGAGCTTTCGGTCGAGGAACGCCCCGCTGTGGGCAAGACCGCCAACATTGTCAAACAACAGCTCACCGACCTGTTCGAAGGACGCAAGGCAGGGCTGGTGCAGGCGGCGGAAGAGGCGCGGCTCTCGCTCTTTGACCCCACCATTCCCGGACGCCAGCCGTGGCAGGGTTCTCTGCATCCCGTCACCCTTGTCATGACCGAAATCTGCGACATATTCCGCGGGCTGGGCTATGACATTGTGACCGGGCCGGAGGTGGAAAACGATTTCTACAATTTCGAAGCCCTGAACATGCCTTCGGACCATCCCGCCCGTGACATGCAGGATACCCTGTACGTTACCGAGGATGTTCTGCTGCGCACGCACACATCGCCGCTTCAGATACGCACCATGAAGCAGCGCAAGCCCCCTGTGGCGGCCATTGCCCCGGGCAAGGTGTACCGCCGCGATTCTGACCTGACGCACACCCCCATGTTCCACCAGATTGAAGGCTTTATGGTGGACCATAAGGTGAGCATGGCTGAGTTGCGCGGGACGCTTACCGCCTTTTTGCAGGCGGTGTTCGGCGGCGATACGCGGGTACGCTTCCGTCCCAGTTTCTTCCCGTTCACGGAGCCCAGCGCCGAGGTGGATATCTCGTGCTGCATTTGCGGCGGGAAGGGAACGGTGAACGGCGCGCCCTGTCGTGTCTGCAAGCAGACCGGATGGGTGGAGATTCTCGGGTGCGGCATGATCGATCCCGAAGTGTTCAAGTCTGTGGGGTACGACCCGGAACTGTATTCCGGTTTTGCCTTCGGGCTTGGCGTGGAGCGCGTGACTATGCTCAAGTATGGCATTGGCGATCTGCGTATGTTCTTCGAGAACGATGTGCGCTTTCTGCATCAGTTCGTATAA
- the pheT gene encoding phenylalanine--tRNA ligase subunit beta, with translation MLLSLKWLREFVPFEGTPQELGDKLTMLGLELEEIIHPFAAIKDMVVGHVLDCVRHPEAEKLSVCTVDVGGDEPLTIVCGAPNVAKGQKVPVATVGTVMPDGMEIKKAKLRGQPSHGMICSERELGLSEEHEGILVLPEDFVAGANLVEALDLDDVVLDISITPNRADGLSVLGLAREVALAFDLPLTMPSFELRESGADCTGEVAVEIADADQCPVFHGRILEGFSVGKSPAWLRYRLHAIGLRPISNIVDITNYVMMELGQPMHAYDLDLLEGGRIVVDFADEGETFVTLDGQERSMKGSDLMIKDAVRSVGIAGVMGGLNTEMNDTSTRVFLEAAVFRPGSVRKTARRLGLSSDASYRFERGVDQVNCLFAMNRAAAMMAEISGASVRPGICKAEPRPWKAPVLRFRPERARDLLGVDVGDAFCRKTLEKLGCTVESAAEGSAEWKVVPPSHRLDYEREADLIEEVARVYGMDSIAPVLPKVSRPLAARDDARNEYLFWAKIKRWGSGLGLNEVINYSFVGQKDLDHLGLPAEGRIPIMNPLTAEQDVLRTALAPGLLQNLRHNIAQGNTGLRLFELAHIFEADSTSDTTAKESGRLNILFYGDRFDGEWPQVQADADYQDIKGCVEHLLAHLHVGRGTFVLEKGHSWLSPCVGVFAGGARVGVMGRVKPDIADAYHARKDVWMADLDTDALCEMHAANAIAFAALPVYPPSRRDMTVIAPATLPVQAVLDHVEGMKLPLLESVVLIDVFVPPASGDAGAAEGESVRNLTFRLTFRHAAKTLKDKEVDKEREKVADSLQKALPVRI, from the coding sequence ATGCTGTTGAGTCTCAAATGGTTGCGTGAATTTGTCCCGTTCGAAGGCACCCCGCAGGAGCTTGGCGACAAGCTCACCATGCTGGGACTGGAACTGGAAGAGATTATCCATCCCTTTGCCGCCATTAAAGATATGGTGGTGGGGCATGTGCTCGACTGTGTGCGGCATCCGGAGGCGGAAAAGCTTTCTGTGTGCACCGTGGACGTGGGCGGGGACGAACCGCTGACCATAGTGTGCGGCGCGCCCAACGTGGCCAAGGGGCAGAAGGTTCCCGTCGCCACGGTGGGCACCGTTATGCCTGACGGCATGGAGATAAAGAAGGCCAAGCTGCGCGGACAGCCCTCGCACGGGATGATCTGCTCGGAGCGCGAATTGGGACTTTCTGAGGAGCACGAGGGCATTCTGGTGCTGCCGGAAGACTTTGTTGCCGGTGCGAATCTGGTGGAAGCGCTGGATCTTGACGACGTGGTGCTGGATATTTCCATTACGCCCAACCGCGCGGACGGCCTTTCTGTGCTGGGCCTTGCGCGTGAGGTGGCGCTGGCGTTTGACCTGCCGCTGACCATGCCCTCTTTTGAGCTCAGGGAGTCCGGCGCGGACTGCACAGGCGAAGTGGCAGTGGAAATTGCCGATGCCGACCAGTGCCCCGTGTTTCACGGACGCATCCTTGAAGGATTTTCTGTGGGCAAAAGCCCCGCATGGCTGCGTTATCGCCTGCATGCCATCGGCCTGCGTCCCATTTCCAACATTGTGGACATTACCAACTATGTGATGATGGAACTGGGCCAGCCCATGCACGCCTACGATCTGGATCTGCTGGAAGGCGGGCGCATAGTGGTGGATTTTGCGGACGAAGGGGAAACCTTTGTCACGCTGGACGGGCAGGAGCGCTCCATGAAGGGGAGCGACCTGATGATCAAGGACGCAGTGCGCAGCGTGGGCATTGCCGGGGTTATGGGCGGTTTGAACACGGAAATGAACGATACCTCCACCCGCGTGTTCCTTGAGGCGGCGGTGTTCCGCCCCGGTTCCGTGCGCAAGACGGCCCGCCGTCTGGGCCTTTCTTCCGATGCTTCCTACCGCTTTGAGCGCGGCGTGGATCAGGTGAACTGCCTGTTTGCCATGAACCGCGCGGCAGCCATGATGGCTGAAATTTCGGGCGCGAGCGTGCGCCCCGGCATCTGCAAGGCTGAGCCGCGTCCGTGGAAGGCGCCTGTTCTGCGCTTCCGCCCTGAACGCGCCCGCGATCTGCTGGGCGTGGATGTGGGTGATGCGTTTTGCCGCAAGACGCTGGAGAAGCTGGGCTGCACTGTGGAGAGCGCCGCAGAGGGATCGGCTGAGTGGAAGGTGGTTCCGCCCAGCCACCGGCTGGACTATGAGCGCGAGGCCGACCTGATTGAAGAAGTGGCGCGCGTGTACGGCATGGACAGCATTGCTCCCGTGCTGCCCAAGGTGAGCCGCCCGCTTGCCGCCCGCGATGATGCGCGCAACGAGTATCTTTTCTGGGCCAAGATCAAGCGCTGGGGTAGCGGCCTTGGCCTGAACGAGGTGATCAACTATTCCTTTGTGGGACAGAAGGATCTGGACCATCTCGGCCTGCCTGCTGAAGGGCGCATTCCCATCATGAACCCGCTCACGGCGGAACAGGATGTGCTGCGCACCGCGCTTGCCCCCGGACTGCTCCAGAACCTGCGCCACAACATTGCGCAGGGCAACACCGGGCTGCGCCTCTTTGAACTGGCGCACATCTTTGAGGCGGACAGCACCTCGGACACCACGGCCAAGGAATCCGGCCGCCTGAACATTCTTTTCTACGGCGACCGTTTTGACGGGGAATGGCCGCAGGTGCAGGCCGATGCGGACTATCAGGACATCAAGGGGTGTGTGGAACATCTGCTGGCGCACCTGCATGTGGGCCGGGGAACCTTTGTGCTCGAAAAGGGGCATAGCTGGCTTTCTCCCTGCGTGGGCGTGTTTGCGGGCGGTGCCCGTGTGGGTGTGATGGGGCGCGTGAAGCCTGACATCGCGGATGCCTACCATGCCCGCAAGGATGTTTGGATGGCCGATCTGGACACCGATGCCCTGTGCGAGATGCATGCTGCCAATGCCATTGCCTTTGCCGCGCTGCCCGTGTATCCGCCGTCGCGCCGTGACATGACCGTCATTGCCCCCGCAACGCTGCCTGTGCAGGCGGTGCTGGATCATGTGGAGGGCATGAAGCTGCCGCTGCTGGAGAGCGTGGTGCTTATTGATGTTTTTGTGCCGCCTGCGTCAGGTGATGCGGGGGCTGCGGAGGGGGAATCTGTGCGCAATCTTACCTTCCGCCTTACCTTCCGCCATGCCGCCAAGACCCTGAAGGACAAGGAAGTGGACAAGGAGCGCGAAAAGGTGGCAGATTCGCTCCAGAAGGCGTTGCCTGTGCGTATTTAG